A region from the Linepithema humile isolate Giens D197 chromosome 1, Lhum_UNIL_v1.0, whole genome shotgun sequence genome encodes:
- the hfw gene encoding protein halfway isoform X1 — MQMQWLAMIMCLYAGVVSARTEEDQQTSSTNGVSSLLPEQCFYRPQTDCPDVDGSSNKCPCKRITLANMPEGNAALCCNTDKRALEYGLSCIGFSSNISYIHIRNATLDEFDANETRWRMLKSLAITDGKIKRVMGQFLIMAPTQCLNFSNNALVEVESNSLKWLALLSILDLSYNNLTHLPALNTMNGREFWLDISGTNTLWCHDIYQYINKTGEKQITFNRENETVCSANATWHWFNTTEQVPLTQVLYLSLLQTECPKGDTWQCLCDIKRLDIIEGKPPTNAVNVDCSGMQLTELPEKLPQNTISLNVSYNNITVLDNLSTNPCYEDLREFYADYNNISSINILEGAKFLDNYAYLSLRYNKIKSLPTYILSSHNKNFLSSRNLVKLGGNKLHCDCNTAKHLKTWLQTRILDADEVMCENVKEKVIDLEPSKMCVYPGDWTDYIYYIIATEVILLISLITKVLYDYWVFKTSGYIPWPANKMPKLPCDWLCDG; from the exons ATGCAGATGCAGTGGTTAGCCATGATAATGTGCCTATATGCTGGTGTAGTCAGTGCACGTACCGAGGAGGATCAGCAGACCTCAAGCACAAACGGAGTTTCCAGTTTACTTCCAGAACAATGCTTCTACAGACCACAAACAGACTGTCCAGATGTGGATGGAAGTTCCAATAAATGTCCTTGCAAGAGGATCACACTTGCAAATATGCCCGAGGGCAATGCTGCGCTTTGTTGTAATACAGACAAACGGGCTCTAGAATATGGTCTTTCTTGCATAG GATTCTCATCAAACATaagttatatacatatacgtaaTGCAACCTTGGATGAGTTTGATGCAAATGAAACCCGTTGGAGGATGTTGAAATCTCTGGCTATAACTGATGGCAAAATTAAACGGGTGATGGGCCAGTTTCTTATAATGGCACCCACACAGTGCCtgaatttctcaaataatgcGCTAGTCGAGGTAGAGAGTAACTCGCTCAAGTGGTTAGCGCTTCTCAGCATTTTGGATCTGTCTTATAATAATCTCACTCACCTTCCAGCTTTGAATACAATGAACGGTCGGGAATTCTGGCTCGATATCTCAG GAACAAACACACTCTGGTGCCACGacatatatcaatatatcaataaaacgGGCGAAAAGCAAATTACGTTTAATCGCGAAAATGAGACAGTGTGTTCCGCAAATGCAACATGGCACTGGTTTAACACTACTGAACAAGTTCCTCTTACACAAGTTCTTTACCTCAGTTTG tTGCAAACAGAATGCCCAAAAGGTGATACCTGGCAATGCCTATGTGATATCAAAAGATTAGACATTATCGAAGGCAAGCCACCTACTAATGCTGTAAATGTGGACTGTAGCGGAATGCAGTTAACGGAATTGCCTGAAAAACTTCCGCAAAACACTATATCGCTTAatgtttcttataataat attACAGTTTTAGACAATCTGAGTACAAATCCGTGTTACGAAGATCTGCGAGAGTTTTATGcagattataataatatttcttcaataaacatattggagggCGCCAAGTTTCTGGACAATTATGCCTATCTAAGTTTacgatacaataaaattaagtcA CTGCCAACATACATATTGAGTTCACACAATAAGAATTTCTTAAGCTCGAGAAACCTGGTAAAGCTGGGAGGTAACAAGTTGCATTGCGACTGCAATACTGCTAAGCATTTAAAG ACATGGTTGCAAACGCGGATACTGGATGCCGACGAAGTAATGTGTGAAAATGTAAAGGAAAAAGTTATAGATCTAGAACCGTCCAAGATGTGCGTATATCCGGGAGACTGGacagattatatatattacattatcgcCACGGAGGTAATACTTCTGATAAGTTTGATCACCAAAGTATTGTATGACTATTGGGTGTTTAAGACTTCTGGTTATATTCCGTGGCCAGCGAATAAAATGCCGAAACTGCCGTGTGATTGGCTGTGCGATGGGTGA
- the hfw gene encoding protein halfway isoform X2, which produces MQWLAMIMCLYAGVVSARTEEDQQTSSTNGVSSLLPEQCFYRPQTDCPDVDGSSNKCPCKRITLANMPEGNAALCCNTDKRALEYGLSCIGFSSNISYIHIRNATLDEFDANETRWRMLKSLAITDGKIKRVMGQFLIMAPTQCLNFSNNALVEVESNSLKWLALLSILDLSYNNLTHLPALNTMNGREFWLDISGTNTLWCHDIYQYINKTGEKQITFNRENETVCSANATWHWFNTTEQVPLTQVLYLSLLQTECPKGDTWQCLCDIKRLDIIEGKPPTNAVNVDCSGMQLTELPEKLPQNTISLNVSYNNITVLDNLSTNPCYEDLREFYADYNNISSINILEGAKFLDNYAYLSLRYNKIKSLPTYILSSHNKNFLSSRNLVKLGGNKLHCDCNTAKHLKTWLQTRILDADEVMCENVKEKVIDLEPSKMCVYPGDWTDYIYYIIATEVILLISLITKVLYDYWVFKTSGYIPWPANKMPKLPCDWLCDG; this is translated from the exons ATGCAGTGGTTAGCCATGATAATGTGCCTATATGCTGGTGTAGTCAGTGCACGTACCGAGGAGGATCAGCAGACCTCAAGCACAAACGGAGTTTCCAGTTTACTTCCAGAACAATGCTTCTACAGACCACAAACAGACTGTCCAGATGTGGATGGAAGTTCCAATAAATGTCCTTGCAAGAGGATCACACTTGCAAATATGCCCGAGGGCAATGCTGCGCTTTGTTGTAATACAGACAAACGGGCTCTAGAATATGGTCTTTCTTGCATAG GATTCTCATCAAACATaagttatatacatatacgtaaTGCAACCTTGGATGAGTTTGATGCAAATGAAACCCGTTGGAGGATGTTGAAATCTCTGGCTATAACTGATGGCAAAATTAAACGGGTGATGGGCCAGTTTCTTATAATGGCACCCACACAGTGCCtgaatttctcaaataatgcGCTAGTCGAGGTAGAGAGTAACTCGCTCAAGTGGTTAGCGCTTCTCAGCATTTTGGATCTGTCTTATAATAATCTCACTCACCTTCCAGCTTTGAATACAATGAACGGTCGGGAATTCTGGCTCGATATCTCAG GAACAAACACACTCTGGTGCCACGacatatatcaatatatcaataaaacgGGCGAAAAGCAAATTACGTTTAATCGCGAAAATGAGACAGTGTGTTCCGCAAATGCAACATGGCACTGGTTTAACACTACTGAACAAGTTCCTCTTACACAAGTTCTTTACCTCAGTTTG tTGCAAACAGAATGCCCAAAAGGTGATACCTGGCAATGCCTATGTGATATCAAAAGATTAGACATTATCGAAGGCAAGCCACCTACTAATGCTGTAAATGTGGACTGTAGCGGAATGCAGTTAACGGAATTGCCTGAAAAACTTCCGCAAAACACTATATCGCTTAatgtttcttataataat attACAGTTTTAGACAATCTGAGTACAAATCCGTGTTACGAAGATCTGCGAGAGTTTTATGcagattataataatatttcttcaataaacatattggagggCGCCAAGTTTCTGGACAATTATGCCTATCTAAGTTTacgatacaataaaattaagtcA CTGCCAACATACATATTGAGTTCACACAATAAGAATTTCTTAAGCTCGAGAAACCTGGTAAAGCTGGGAGGTAACAAGTTGCATTGCGACTGCAATACTGCTAAGCATTTAAAG ACATGGTTGCAAACGCGGATACTGGATGCCGACGAAGTAATGTGTGAAAATGTAAAGGAAAAAGTTATAGATCTAGAACCGTCCAAGATGTGCGTATATCCGGGAGACTGGacagattatatatattacattatcgcCACGGAGGTAATACTTCTGATAAGTTTGATCACCAAAGTATTGTATGACTATTGGGTGTTTAAGACTTCTGGTTATATTCCGTGGCCAGCGAATAAAATGCCGAAACTGCCGTGTGATTGGCTGTGCGATGGGTGA